From the Drosophila willistoni isolate 14030-0811.24 chromosome 2L unlocalized genomic scaffold, UCI_dwil_1.1 Seg168, whole genome shotgun sequence genome, the window ATAGCAACATTTTTGACAAAAAGGatctaaaattttataattttaaaattttataattaaattttaaaagtaaatttaatttacttttaacAAAAATGGCGACTGTACGATTTTCAGTGACaacctttttttcttgaaGTCTTTTACTTCACCTGTCTTTTAAAGCATATTTTGTACAAAAATGTAGCTTACTTTAAAAGTTATGAAGCAAATTGTAAATTCACAATAGGTGTACGATTTTCAGTGACATTCACTGTACATAAATAGCAGCCGTCGGTAATGCCATTGTTGCAAATGCTTCCTAcgcatacatgcatacatatacagtCAAGGAATAAAGTCAAACTACACCTCCAATTTTGGCATCATTCGGgtttttgctttaaaaaattaaaaatgtaatgTTGCATCCCAAAAGACACGTCAGCTGATCGTAACTAAAGCTGTAGCCCTGCGAAGTGTAACTTTGCGAAATTTATGTGAAGGCAACATAGCTCTCTATTCATTAAGGGACACTTTGCGATGTGATTCGTCCTTTTCTGCTTactagttttgttttttgaaggACTTTTTTAGGCATACTCCGAAACGGACATTAAGTTTCCTGTTTATAAAACTCTGAGCAATAAGGAAGACCTACAAAGAAGCAATTTGTTGAAAGAGtcttaaaaaatacaaaaactcatTGTTTTTTTACGTTATTAAGAGGAGGGATTTCGGTGTATGTAGACTTTTTTCCCATcactttttctgttttttgccaATAACTTTAATcgtttacatttttttttaaatttttttttcgcatGGAGTTAACTTTCGGTCCTCTAAATTATGGCTTGTAGGTAAGTAGTTTTAATTGTTTAGACCAAAATGCCGAATTATGGCAAAATTGGAGGTGTATGTTGACTTTATTCCTTGACTGTATGTACAAACAtatttcatacatacatagatatgtatgtacatacatacatacatatgtatgtacatttgtaccTAATGTCAGAACATCATTGGCAACAAGTGAAAAGGTGTTTCTGATTCTGCTGGAATTATGATGATAGATCAAAGAAATTTTGAGTTTTCCCTTTTGGCAttgtaataaaatattttaaaattttgaaaatatttgagTAAACATTAAATCAAATGCTGCTTGTTATAAACTTTAGGAATCTAATGATGTTAGTTACCTGCGTTGTGCCAGACAGGAGCCCAAAATAAACACAAAGAAAGGTAGGCTGTGATAAAGTTCCATTTGTTTGTAGTTTAAAGCTAGTGTAAAGAAAAAAGCCGTCAAAGAATACTTCTCTCgcaaagcagcagcaattgcTAAAGCAGCCATGCCAAGTGATATATTATTATACTGAAAATGGCCATTATCAATGAGAATTTGCCCTGGATATATCATCGTCAATGTAAATATGATTTGAGAAAGTTTACTTGTGTAAGAGCTGTCAATACAGATACACATAGATAAAATTGCTGGCAAGTAGATTAGAAAGTCTGCTGCGAGAACAGTTAAACGCATGAAGCTTTTGTGTTCTTTAGACTCAAAACCTCGGCTTGTGTGTAGCGCAATAAAACGTGGATCCAGCGATTGAGCTACTTTTCCCATTAAATAACTATGGTAGGCAGTTAAAGGAGGGTAATCAAGGCCCCAATAGAGTAGGTCATTGTGGGTGCCATTTCTGTACCATTGGTTAATATTCAAATGTATTGTAACCTCCTGCCAATGACGTTGCGCTTCATAATCGCCAAACATTGGTGGCACACCAAAACCAGAAAATGGATGCAACGAAATTATTGAACGTATCGCCATTCCAACGCACATAATAGCCAAAAGTTCAGCTTTGGTGTAACATCGCCAACTTGACATGGTATaacttttgaaaattttacaaCGAAAAGATAGTAGAGCTAAAGAGTCCATCAATATGCGTATATTGTATATCgaattttttgctttcatAAACTAGCGACCATTTTACTATCCCTACGGAAAAGAGAATGGATTGTATTAAACCCCATTACCACATTATCCATCTAGTCTGAACGGTTAGCAATAAAGCCCCATTGCCACAAAATTCATTCGAGTAACGAGGACCCAATGACGACCAACCACCATCTCTTTGCAGGATAATGCAATAGGTTTTGGCGTGCGAAATTTTAGgagaactcctgaatttaaacctattaatttaattattctgtAATGTTGACCATtatgttaaataaataaactatcGATAAATAGCTcaactatcgatatatcgcagGCTCAGAGAAAATTCAATCTGACATCACTATTTGCTTTCTTCTTGCCTTTCCCTTTACATTGTACTTTGAATTGCTCTCTCTCGTAGCACACAACTTTaagaatttactgtaccaagagaacTCGAATGCAACGGTCGCAATCAAACGTATAAACTGTACGACGTCGTATAATATTTAGCATATAATATGTAGCATTGTGGAACAACATAGGCAAGGAAAGTTATGAGGCATCGAATCTACTAACGAGGaaacaatttatttgattCCATTTTGTTACATTGGAcattcgaacacattaactTTGTCAACACAACCGCCTCAATCTTAAAATGTTAACCACCATCACTAGGGGTTCTTagagttttatattttctatttactTTTATAACTTGTATTAGAGCTGTGGCCAATAGTGCTGGTTGAGTCATTACACAAGTAATAACTCTCTCCTGTTCTTCTTCAAAATGGAGTAGAGTATGGTGTCCTttactgca encodes:
- the LOC111519660 gene encoding probable dolichyl pyrophosphate Man9GlcNAc2 alpha-1,3-glucosyltransferase isoform X2, giving the protein MKAKNSIYNIRILMDSLALLSFRCKIFKSYTMSSWRCYTKAELLAIMCVGMAIRSIISLHPFSGFGVPPMFGDYEAQRHWQEVTIHLNINQWYRNGTHNDLLYWGLDYPPLTAYHSYLMGKVAQSLDPRFIALHTSRGFESKEHKSFMRLTVLAADFLIYLPAILSMCICIDSSYTSKLSQIIFTLTMIYPGQILIDNGHFQYNNISLGMAALAIAAALREKYSLTAFFFTLALNYKQMELYHSLPFFVFILGSCLAQRSFLSFAIKFILIATIVLSTFGLLWHPWLRSLKDFMEVISRLFPVNRGVFEDKVASFWCSMNIIFKLKKYFSNHHMALICLGTTLFASLPTNLAVLHRRSQLGFLLSLFNTAASFFLFSYQFC
- the LOC111519660 gene encoding probable dolichyl pyrophosphate Man9GlcNAc2 alpha-1,3-glucosyltransferase isoform X1; protein product: MKAKNSIYNIRILMDSLALLSFRCKIFKSYTMSSWRCYTKAELLAIMCVGMAIRSIISLHPFSGFGVPPMFGDYEAQRHWQEVTIHLNINQWYRNGTHNDLLYWGLDYPPLTAYHSYLMGKVAQSLDPRFIALHTSRGFESKEHKSFMRLTVLAADFLIYLPAILSMCICIDSSYTSKLSQIIFTLTMIYPGQILIDNGHFQYNNISLGMAALAIAAALREKYSLTAFFFTLALNYKQMELYHSLPFFVFILGSCLAQRSFLSFAIKFILIATIVLSTFGLLWHPWLRSLKDFMEVISRLFPVNRGVFEDKVASFWCSMNIIFKLKKYFSNHHMALICLGTTLFASLPTNLAVLHRRSQLGFLLSLFNTAASFFLFSYQVHEKTVLLITLPALCLLKWWPNEMFLFLEVSAFSMLPLLAKDKLLAPSLATIIIFHLTFKCIRFQHNSSYIYSYYLKRVLNISEIVLSFVACSYVFFSPPLKYPDFWASIISFISSVYFFLFLIWGNIKHHNRYNK